A region from the Micrococcus cohnii genome encodes:
- a CDS encoding phosphomannomutase/phosphoglucomutase, with the protein MTETHEIDLTASFKAYDVRGIVGETITAESVRAVGAAFVDVLGLAGQKVLVGGDMRPSSPEFMEAFAEGARARGGDVLKLGLISTDMLYYAAGVQQAAGVVFTASHNPAEYNGMKMAKAGAVPVSSDTGLYEIRDAAQAYLDAGQIPAVERTGTLEESTLLADYAAYLRSLVDLSGIRPLKVVVDAGNGMAGATTPAVLGDAELEALPLTIEPLYFELDGTFPNHPANPLEPENLRDLQAAVVKHGADIGLAFDGDADRCFVIDEKGEPVSPSAVTALVARREIARAKADGEDTPVIIHNLITSKAVPELVAHDGGRAVVTRVGHSFIKAVMAEESAVFGGEHSAHYYFRDFFNADTGMLAAMHVLAALGEQDRPLSDLAEEYEPYVASGEINSEVEDKAAMMDRVEQQFGVEGTTTSRMDGLTVAADSGDWWFNLRPSNTEPFLRYNGEAKDAATMQRVRDEVLAVVRG; encoded by the coding sequence GTGACTGAGACGCATGAGATCGACCTGACCGCATCCTTCAAGGCCTACGACGTCCGCGGGATCGTGGGCGAGACCATCACCGCCGAGTCGGTGCGCGCCGTGGGCGCCGCCTTCGTCGACGTCTTGGGCCTGGCCGGCCAGAAGGTCCTGGTGGGCGGCGATATGCGCCCCTCCTCCCCCGAGTTCATGGAGGCCTTCGCCGAGGGCGCTCGGGCCCGCGGCGGTGACGTGCTGAAGCTCGGCCTGATCTCCACGGACATGCTCTACTACGCCGCCGGCGTGCAGCAGGCGGCCGGTGTCGTCTTCACCGCCTCGCACAACCCCGCCGAGTACAACGGCATGAAAATGGCCAAGGCCGGTGCCGTGCCGGTCTCCTCGGACACGGGGCTCTACGAGATTCGCGACGCCGCGCAGGCCTATCTGGACGCCGGGCAGATCCCCGCCGTCGAGCGCACCGGCACGCTCGAGGAGTCGACCCTGCTGGCCGACTACGCCGCCTACCTGCGTTCGCTCGTGGACCTCTCCGGCATCCGCCCGCTCAAGGTGGTCGTCGACGCCGGCAACGGCATGGCCGGTGCCACCACCCCGGCGGTCCTCGGCGACGCCGAGCTGGAGGCCCTGCCGCTGACGATCGAGCCGCTGTACTTCGAGCTCGACGGCACGTTCCCGAACCACCCGGCCAATCCGCTCGAGCCGGAGAACCTGCGCGACCTGCAGGCCGCGGTCGTCAAGCACGGCGCGGACATCGGCCTGGCTTTCGACGGCGACGCGGACCGTTGCTTCGTGATCGACGAGAAGGGCGAGCCCGTCTCGCCCTCTGCCGTGACCGCGCTCGTCGCGCGCCGTGAGATCGCCCGAGCGAAGGCCGACGGCGAGGACACCCCCGTGATCATCCACAACCTGATCACCTCGAAGGCCGTCCCGGAGCTCGTCGCGCACGACGGCGGCCGCGCCGTCGTCACGCGCGTGGGGCACTCGTTCATCAAGGCCGTCATGGCTGAGGAGTCCGCCGTGTTCGGCGGCGAGCACTCCGCGCACTACTACTTCCGGGACTTCTTCAACGCGGACACCGGCATGTTGGCCGCGATGCACGTGCTGGCGGCCCTGGGCGAGCAGGACCGTCCGCTCTCGGACCTGGCCGAGGAGTACGAGCCGTACGTCGCTTCGGGCGAGATCAACTCCGAGGTCGAGGACAAGGCCGCGATGATGGACCGGGTCGAGCAGCAGTTCGGCGTCGAGGGCACCACGACCAGCCGCATGGACGGGCTGACCGTGGCCGCGGACTCCGGCGACTGGTGGTTCAACCTGCGCCCGTCGAACACCGAGCCGTTCCTGCGCTACAACGGCGAGGCGAAGGACGCCGCGACGATGCAGCGGGTGCGCGACGAGGTGCTCGCCGTCGTCCGCGGCTGA
- a CDS encoding RrF2 family transcriptional regulator: MKLNAYTDVCLRVLMSLARGGGGRRMTSQQVADSIGVPYNHVIKAVSELRRRELIHVTRGRLGGAVITEAGLDLRVGALVRDLSTRPEVIDCDGLESGHPCPLAAACSLRGALARAREAFLAELHGVRIRDLVPGAEVALGLPAMPTEGAEVPSEGIDM, from the coding sequence ATGAAGCTCAACGCCTACACCGACGTCTGCCTGCGCGTGCTGATGTCCCTCGCCCGCGGCGGTGGAGGACGGCGCATGACCAGCCAGCAGGTGGCCGACTCGATCGGCGTGCCCTACAACCACGTGATCAAGGCCGTCTCGGAGCTGCGCCGCCGCGAGCTCATCCACGTCACGCGTGGGCGGCTGGGCGGCGCGGTGATCACCGAGGCGGGCCTGGACCTGCGGGTCGGCGCGCTCGTTCGCGATCTCTCGACCCGGCCCGAGGTCATCGACTGCGACGGGCTCGAGTCGGGGCACCCGTGCCCTCTGGCCGCCGCGTGCTCACTGCGTGGGGCGCTGGCCCGGGCGCGCGAGGCCTTCCTCGCCGAGCTCCACGGGGTCCGGATCCGAGACCTCGTGCCGGGCGCCGAGGTCGCCCTAGGGTTGCCGGCGATGCCGACGGAGGGCGCCGAGGTGCCCTCCGAGGGGATCGACATGTAA
- a CDS encoding PRC and DUF2382 domain-containing protein: protein MDRNIDNTQGRTNQTGGLDRDSLDQLQNATVFSNDGDKIGSVGQVYLDDQTNQPTFVTVKTGLLGTKENFVPLNEARTTADGVTVPFDKNFVKDAPNVDADGNLSPEEEQRIYEYYSMDYGHAGDRDGLRDGDRDGLRDGDRRHDAGVGAAAGAAGAAGGLRDRDGDRDGLRDGDRDGLRDGDRDGLRDGDRDGLRDDDDSVVVRDEKLNVGTERRATGRARLRKHSYTTTETVEVPVEREELVVERESIDPNSPEARADGRDDEASVTLHEDVAVADKSVDAEKVSLGKRTTQDTERVSEEVRHEDVEMDRDGARRDDIDGTRR, encoded by the coding sequence ATGGACCGCAACATCGACAACACCCAGGGCCGTACCAACCAGACCGGCGGCCTGGACCGTGACTCGCTGGACCAGCTGCAGAACGCCACGGTGTTCTCCAACGACGGCGACAAGATCGGCTCCGTCGGCCAGGTCTACCTCGACGACCAGACCAACCAGCCGACCTTCGTCACCGTGAAGACCGGCCTGCTGGGCACCAAGGAGAACTTCGTTCCGCTGAACGAGGCGCGCACCACCGCCGACGGTGTGACCGTGCCGTTCGACAAGAACTTCGTGAAGGACGCGCCGAACGTCGACGCCGACGGCAACCTCTCCCCGGAGGAGGAGCAGCGCATCTACGAGTACTACTCGATGGACTACGGCCACGCCGGCGACCGTGACGGCCTCCGCGATGGTGACCGTGACGGCCTGCGTGACGGCGACCGTCGCCACGATGCCGGTGTCGGGGCTGCAGCGGGCGCGGCGGGTGCCGCTGGCGGCCTGCGCGACCGCGATGGGGACCGCGACGGCCTGCGTGACGGTGACCGTGACGGCCTGCGCGATGGCGACCGTGACGGCCTGCGTGACGGCGACCGCGACGGACTGCGTGACGACGATGATTCGGTCGTCGTCCGCGACGAGAAGCTGAACGTCGGCACCGAGCGCCGCGCCACCGGCCGCGCTCGTCTGCGCAAGCACTCCTACACCACCACTGAGACCGTCGAGGTCCCCGTGGAGCGTGAGGAGCTCGTCGTCGAGCGCGAGTCCATCGACCCGAACTCGCCCGAGGCCCGTGCCGACGGCCGCGACGATGAGGCCTCGGTGACCCTCCACGAGGATGTCGCCGTCGCCGACAAGAGCGTCGACGCCGAGAAGGTCTCGCTGGGCAAGCGCACCACCCAGGACACCGAGCGTGTGTCCGAGGAGGTCCGCCACGAGGACGTCGAGATGGATCGCGACGGCGCCCGCCGCGACGACATCGACGGCACCCGCCGCTGA
- a CDS encoding RecQ family ATP-dependent DNA helicase, protein MSETAATPCAAQPADDALHTEAREVLRALTSRPDAEFKDGQFEAVDALVRGRRRALVVQRTGWGKSAVYFVASLLLRARGAGPTVIVSPLLALMRDQVAAAARAGVRAVTMSSANATEWDEVRAALAQDEVDVLLISPERLNNPRFRDEQLPDLLARMGLLVVDEAHCISDWGHDFRPDYRRIRDLIGRLPAVRAEPVPVLATTATANERVVADVVEQLGVDSADEVFVLRGPLARASLQLGVLRMADPSARLAWLLTHLHELPGSGIVYALTVSAAEDTARALADAGHAVISYTGRTDPEQRAQIEQDLKDNRVKAVVATSALGMGFDKPDLGFVVHLGAPSSPVAYYQQVGRAGRGTDHAEVLLLPGPEDRRIWEYFATASMPDEQQAHAVLQALREAGRPLSVPVLETSVSAKRSQLELLLKVLAVDGAVEKVGGGWRATGRDWAYDAQRYARVAEARRAEERLMLDYETTQTCRMEFLARTLDDPTAAPCGRCDTCAGPWYPTGLDEEARAKARRTAQKVGVPIEPRRSYPSGMDRLGVPVKGTIPPARQAEEGRALARLSDLGWGVRLRELLDADDAPVPEAVLEAAVTVLREWGWEERPIAVVAMASRGRPRLVGSFAEGVARIGQLPFLGALELRHGGPTAGPGGNSAYRLASVWERIAVPDPMVQALASAPAAGRHGPVLLVDDLVDSRWSLAEASRVLRDAGAQGVLPLVLAQQG, encoded by the coding sequence ATGAGCGAGACCGCCGCCACACCCTGCGCCGCCCAGCCCGCCGACGATGCCCTGCACACCGAAGCGCGAGAGGTGCTGCGCGCCCTGACCTCCCGGCCCGACGCCGAGTTCAAGGACGGCCAGTTCGAGGCCGTCGACGCCCTCGTGCGGGGCCGACGCCGCGCGCTCGTGGTGCAGCGCACCGGCTGGGGCAAATCCGCCGTCTACTTCGTCGCGTCCCTGCTGCTGCGCGCCCGCGGTGCCGGCCCCACGGTGATCGTCTCGCCGCTGCTGGCGCTGATGCGCGACCAGGTGGCGGCGGCCGCCCGCGCCGGAGTGCGCGCGGTGACCATGAGTTCGGCGAACGCTACCGAATGGGACGAGGTGCGCGCCGCGCTCGCCCAGGACGAGGTGGACGTGCTGCTGATCTCCCCGGAACGGCTGAACAACCCCCGCTTCCGCGACGAGCAGCTGCCGGACCTGCTGGCCCGCATGGGGCTGCTCGTGGTGGACGAGGCGCACTGCATCTCCGACTGGGGCCACGACTTCCGCCCGGACTACCGGCGGATCCGCGACCTGATCGGACGTCTGCCCGCCGTGCGCGCCGAGCCGGTGCCCGTGCTGGCCACCACCGCAACGGCGAACGAGCGCGTCGTGGCCGACGTCGTCGAGCAGCTCGGCGTGGACAGCGCCGACGAGGTGTTCGTGCTGCGCGGCCCGCTCGCCCGCGCCTCCCTGCAACTGGGCGTGCTGCGCATGGCGGACCCGTCGGCGCGCCTGGCCTGGCTGCTCACCCACCTGCACGAGCTGCCCGGCTCAGGCATCGTGTACGCGCTGACGGTCTCCGCGGCGGAGGACACCGCCCGCGCCCTCGCCGACGCCGGGCACGCCGTCATCTCCTACACCGGGCGCACGGACCCCGAGCAGCGGGCGCAGATCGAGCAGGACCTCAAAGACAACCGCGTGAAGGCCGTCGTGGCGACCTCGGCGCTGGGCATGGGCTTCGACAAGCCGGACCTCGGCTTCGTCGTGCACCTGGGCGCCCCGTCCTCGCCCGTGGCCTACTACCAGCAGGTCGGCCGCGCCGGCCGCGGCACCGACCACGCGGAAGTCCTGCTGCTGCCCGGCCCCGAGGATCGGCGGATCTGGGAGTATTTCGCGACCGCATCGATGCCCGACGAGCAGCAGGCCCACGCGGTGCTGCAGGCGCTGCGCGAGGCGGGCCGACCGCTCAGCGTGCCCGTCCTCGAGACCTCCGTCTCGGCGAAGCGCAGCCAGCTCGAGCTGCTGCTCAAGGTGCTCGCCGTCGACGGGGCGGTCGAGAAGGTCGGCGGCGGCTGGCGGGCGACCGGCCGGGACTGGGCCTACGACGCGCAGCGCTACGCCCGTGTGGCCGAGGCCCGGCGCGCCGAAGAGCGGCTCATGCTCGACTACGAGACCACGCAGACCTGCCGCATGGAGTTCCTGGCCCGCACGCTCGACGACCCGACCGCCGCCCCCTGCGGTCGCTGCGACACCTGCGCCGGCCCCTGGTACCCGACCGGCCTCGACGAGGAAGCCCGCGCCAAGGCGCGGCGCACGGCCCAGAAGGTGGGCGTGCCGATCGAGCCGCGCCGGTCCTACCCGAGCGGCATGGACCGCCTCGGCGTCCCGGTCAAAGGCACGATCCCGCCCGCGCGCCAGGCGGAGGAGGGGCGCGCCCTCGCGCGCCTGTCCGACCTCGGCTGGGGCGTCCGACTGCGCGAGCTGCTCGACGCCGACGACGCCCCCGTGCCCGAGGCGGTGCTGGAGGCCGCCGTCACGGTCCTGCGCGAATGGGGGTGGGAGGAACGGCCCATCGCCGTGGTCGCGATGGCCTCCCGCGGCCGGCCGCGGCTGGTGGGCTCGTTCGCCGAGGGCGTCGCGCGGATCGGCCAGCTGCCGTTCCTCGGTGCGCTCGAGCTCCGGCACGGCGGCCCGACGGCCGGGCCCGGCGGCAACAGTGCGTACCGGCTGGCCTCCGTGTGGGAGCGGATCGCCGTGCCCGATCCGATGGTGCAGGCGCTCGCCTCGGCGCCCGCCGCGGGGCGGCACGGGCCGGTGCTGCTCGTCGACGATCTCGTCGACTCCCGGTGGTCCCTCGCCGAGGCGTCCCGTGTGCTCCGGGACGCCGGGGCCCAGGGCGTGCTGCCGCTGGTGCTGGCCCAGCAGGGGTGA
- a CDS encoding ABC transporter transmembrane domain-containing protein, whose product MSVTGGHPGQDARAEKPLAEAGLGDEEEHGPAVPRPGRMPPVFRGRRRALLTLLFLLGVFQAAMALTMAMTVSALLGGDAADVGASGAASAQIWPITVLLLSVVSLAGARWAERVVGEDLGQDYVYEMRRKLIGSALTGGGSSSLGVTVTRASNDLTAVRMWISQGIVPLLTAVPLIAVILVALTVASPVAGAAVGTPVVVLVLCLVPLSRLTYRRARELRRRRGRMSGRISDTVLAGESVRAAGAVRRELAALDRDSAKVVGAAVARARATGAVRAAALAAASAATAGIVLCGAFGVLGDAEVASCLTLVGIITTPLSELGRVVEYRQNYKAARRIQAPLMRHADSVEATERRRERDWESVPVHRDRTGRGGLLVEGLVVDGVPTPRLQARAGQVVAVRCADPGRAHRAVAELVAARSVAADGPDALGTEGGAGPEDQGGLGLGYTVPTVLIDGHDLTRAPDRVRRRLLGVASARVRLERGSIRRLLSLRQPGVADEQIDAVAMRVGLTGVFAQLRDGVRTRVRHGGEPLTVSQRSRVKLGRALLGDPPLLVVDGLDADLDDDGRRVLEGVLRDYPGVAVVVCSSSFRDRLDAVDWDLEDPRRAAQSGA is encoded by the coding sequence ATGAGCGTCACCGGGGGACATCCGGGCCAGGACGCCCGGGCGGAGAAGCCCCTCGCGGAGGCGGGTCTGGGCGACGAGGAGGAGCACGGGCCCGCCGTCCCGCGGCCGGGCCGGATGCCGCCGGTGTTCCGCGGTCGGCGGCGGGCGCTGCTGACCCTGCTGTTCCTGTTGGGCGTGTTCCAAGCGGCGATGGCCCTGACGATGGCCATGACCGTCTCCGCTCTGCTCGGCGGGGACGCGGCGGACGTGGGTGCCTCGGGTGCGGCGTCCGCCCAGATCTGGCCGATCACCGTCCTGCTGCTGTCGGTGGTGAGTCTGGCCGGCGCTCGCTGGGCCGAGCGCGTCGTCGGCGAGGACCTGGGGCAGGACTACGTCTATGAGATGCGCCGCAAGCTCATCGGCTCGGCGCTCACCGGCGGCGGCAGCTCCTCGTTGGGCGTGACCGTCACCCGTGCCTCCAACGACCTGACGGCCGTGCGCATGTGGATCTCCCAGGGCATCGTGCCCCTGCTGACCGCGGTGCCGTTGATCGCGGTCATCCTCGTCGCGCTCACCGTCGCCTCTCCCGTGGCGGGCGCCGCCGTCGGGACGCCGGTCGTGGTGCTCGTCCTGTGCCTGGTGCCGCTGTCGCGGCTGACGTACCGGCGGGCCCGGGAACTGCGACGTCGGCGCGGCCGCATGTCCGGGCGCATCTCGGACACCGTCCTGGCCGGGGAGTCCGTCCGCGCCGCCGGCGCGGTCCGTCGCGAGCTGGCGGCCCTGGACCGCGACTCCGCGAAGGTCGTGGGCGCCGCTGTCGCGCGAGCCCGGGCGACCGGAGCCGTGCGCGCGGCCGCCCTCGCCGCGGCCTCGGCCGCGACCGCGGGCATCGTGCTGTGCGGAGCGTTCGGGGTCCTCGGGGACGCCGAGGTGGCCTCATGCCTGACGCTGGTCGGCATCATCACGACGCCGCTGTCCGAACTCGGGCGCGTCGTCGAGTATCGGCAGAACTACAAGGCCGCTCGGCGGATCCAGGCGCCCCTGATGCGCCATGCGGACTCCGTCGAGGCGACCGAGCGCCGACGGGAACGGGACTGGGAGTCCGTGCCGGTGCACCGGGACCGTACCGGTCGCGGTGGGCTGCTTGTTGAGGGACTCGTGGTAGACGGGGTGCCGACTCCGCGGCTGCAGGCCCGTGCCGGTCAGGTGGTGGCGGTCCGCTGCGCTGACCCGGGACGGGCTCACCGCGCCGTCGCCGAGTTGGTGGCGGCGAGGTCGGTCGCCGCCGACGGCCCCGATGCCCTCGGAACCGAGGGTGGGGCGGGCCCCGAGGACCAGGGCGGTCTGGGTCTGGGGTACACGGTGCCGACCGTCCTGATCGACGGTCACGACCTGACCCGAGCCCCGGACCGGGTGCGCCGGCGGCTGCTCGGTGTGGCCAGCGCCCGGGTGCGACTCGAGCGGGGAAGCATCCGCCGCCTGCTGAGCCTGCGACAACCGGGCGTCGCCGACGAGCAGATCGATGCGGTCGCCATGCGGGTCGGTCTCACGGGCGTGTTCGCGCAGCTGCGTGACGGCGTGCGTACCCGTGTGCGTCACGGGGGAGAACCGCTGACCGTCTCACAGCGCTCGCGGGTCAAGCTCGGCCGGGCGCTGCTGGGCGACCCGCCGCTGCTCGTGGTCGACGGCCTCGACGCGGACCTCGATGATGACGGACGGCGTGTGCTGGAGGGCGTGTTGCGTGACTATCCCGGTGTCGCCGTGGTGGTGTGCTCGTCCTCGTTCCGGGACCGGCTCGACGCCGTGGACTGGGACCTGGAAGACCCCCGCCGTGCCGCCCAGTCGGGTGCCTAG
- a CDS encoding globin domain-containing protein, with product MLSEKSRPVIEATAGVVAENMPQITPKFYGHMFEAHPELLDGVFSRANQRNGEQAQALAGSIVKFAVHLLEHPDTLPEAVLARIAHKHTALGITPDQYQIVYENLFWAIGDVLGEAVTPEVAEAWTEVYWLMADALIKLEKDLYAKQANDKMWTDWKVASKEPTGNAAMTFRFVPADNTPVTPGEPGGYVSVRIKVEDGLRQARQYSLSQHAESTTERVITVKLDEAGEVSPMLIQSVQEGDVVELSNPYGEIVPTRTEAPIVLATAGIGITPAASILNSLAEHHSSRQVTFLHADASWDSVALRDQVMESVAALENAQAHVWLGQAPESAPEGVELHEGRMDVSAVQLPEGAEVILCGPLPFMKSVRSDLIEAGVPATAIRYEIFGPDLWLAA from the coding sequence GTGCTGTCCGAGAAGTCCCGTCCCGTCATCGAGGCCACCGCAGGCGTCGTCGCCGAGAACATGCCCCAGATCACGCCGAAGTTCTACGGCCACATGTTCGAGGCCCACCCGGAGCTGCTCGACGGCGTGTTCTCCCGCGCCAACCAGCGCAACGGCGAGCAGGCGCAGGCCCTGGCCGGCTCGATCGTGAAGTTCGCGGTGCACCTGCTCGAGCACCCGGACACCCTCCCGGAGGCCGTGCTCGCGCGCATCGCCCACAAGCACACCGCCCTGGGCATCACGCCGGACCAGTACCAGATCGTCTACGAGAACCTGTTCTGGGCCATCGGCGACGTGCTCGGCGAGGCCGTCACCCCGGAGGTCGCCGAGGCGTGGACCGAGGTCTACTGGCTCATGGCCGACGCCCTCATCAAGCTCGAGAAGGACCTGTACGCGAAGCAGGCCAACGACAAGATGTGGACCGACTGGAAGGTCGCTTCGAAGGAGCCGACCGGCAACGCCGCCATGACCTTCCGCTTCGTCCCCGCCGACAACACCCCCGTGACCCCGGGCGAGCCCGGCGGCTACGTCTCGGTCCGCATCAAGGTCGAGGACGGCCTGCGCCAGGCCCGCCAGTACTCGCTGTCCCAGCACGCCGAGTCCACGACGGAGCGCGTCATCACCGTCAAGCTGGACGAGGCAGGCGAGGTCTCGCCCATGCTCATCCAGAGCGTCCAGGAGGGCGACGTCGTCGAGCTGTCGAACCCGTACGGCGAGATCGTCCCGACCCGGACCGAGGCGCCGATCGTGCTGGCCACCGCGGGCATCGGCATCACCCCGGCCGCCTCGATCCTGAACTCGCTCGCCGAGCACCACTCGTCCCGGCAGGTGACGTTCCTGCACGCGGACGCGTCGTGGGACTCGGTCGCCCTGCGCGACCAGGTCATGGAGTCCGTCGCCGCCCTCGAGAACGCCCAGGCCCACGTGTGGCTGGGCCAGGCGCCCGAGTCGGCCCCGGAGGGCGTCGAGCTGCACGAGGGGCGCATGGACGTCTCGGCCGTGCAGCTACCCGAGGGCGCCGAGGTCATCCTCTGCGGCCCGCTGCCGTTCATGAAGTCGGTCCGCTCGGATCTGATCGAGGCCGGCGTGCCCGCCACCGCGATCCGCTACGAGATCTTCGGCCCGGACCTCTGGCTGGCCGCCTGA
- a CDS encoding DUF1611 domain-containing protein — MTVAPIAEHTISGTVGGASALDRTGSPSHQHAGQGPLRRAPLPARYQASYTTRFVQQALEADPGRFHLLSGADVVPQVGTVVIARVSEVLNHKRVETPSSRKAILFEGALVMLAYGYRYAADQFLSEVPGSLAPCDLVAAGGLAGTVTAQHDRIDEPTRLEPIGVLADDSGPVNLGDFAPCTLTEVPAIGAPAEQIAAVLPDRPRVVAVLGTSMNSGKSTAMACLVNGLTAAGLHVNAGKATGTGAGNDPMLYIDGGAVSVRDFTDFGHPTTFRLDMAHVRALTVSLVDVLSQDDPDVIVVEIADGVYQGETAALLADPLFQSVVDGVLFAASDALGAAAGVDVLTGGGNRVLGVSGVLTSSPLATQEAREALDTRVEATFDLTRPEIAAGLLADA; from the coding sequence ATGACCGTCGCACCCATCGCCGAGCACACCATCAGCGGCACCGTGGGCGGAGCCTCCGCCCTCGACCGCACCGGATCGCCGTCGCATCAGCATGCCGGGCAGGGGCCGCTGCGCCGCGCTCCGCTGCCGGCGCGGTATCAGGCCTCCTACACGACGCGCTTCGTCCAGCAGGCCCTGGAGGCGGATCCGGGCCGGTTCCACCTGCTCTCCGGAGCGGATGTCGTGCCGCAGGTCGGCACGGTCGTGATCGCACGCGTCAGCGAGGTCCTGAACCACAAGCGCGTCGAGACCCCGTCGTCCCGCAAGGCGATCCTGTTCGAGGGCGCGCTCGTGATGCTCGCCTACGGGTACCGCTACGCAGCCGACCAGTTCCTTTCCGAGGTGCCGGGCTCGCTCGCCCCGTGTGATCTGGTCGCGGCGGGCGGTCTGGCCGGCACCGTCACGGCGCAGCACGACCGGATCGACGAGCCCACCCGGCTGGAGCCGATCGGCGTGCTCGCCGACGACTCCGGCCCGGTGAACCTCGGCGACTTCGCCCCGTGCACGCTCACCGAGGTGCCCGCCATCGGCGCGCCGGCTGAGCAGATCGCCGCCGTGCTGCCGGATCGGCCGCGTGTGGTGGCCGTGCTCGGCACCTCGATGAACTCGGGCAAGTCGACCGCCATGGCCTGCCTGGTCAACGGGCTGACCGCTGCGGGTCTGCACGTCAACGCGGGCAAGGCCACCGGCACGGGGGCCGGTAACGACCCCATGCTCTACATCGACGGCGGCGCCGTGTCCGTCCGGGACTTCACCGACTTCGGGCACCCGACCACGTTCCGGCTCGACATGGCTCATGTGCGTGCGCTGACCGTCTCGCTCGTGGACGTGCTCAGCCAGGACGACCCCGACGTGATCGTCGTCGAGATCGCCGACGGCGTCTACCAGGGTGAGACGGCGGCACTGCTCGCCGACCCGCTGTTCCAGTCCGTCGTCGACGGTGTGCTCTTCGCGGCCTCCGACGCGCTCGGCGCGGCCGCGGGCGTGGACGTGCTCACCGGCGGCGGCAACCGCGTCCTCGGGGTCTCCGGTGTGCTCACCTCATCCCCGCTCGCGACGCAGGAGGCACGGGAGGCGCTCGACACGCGCGTCGAGGCGACCTTCGACCTGACCCGGCCCGAGATCGCCGCGGGCCTGCTTGCCGACGCATGA